One region of Planctomycetota bacterium genomic DNA includes:
- the ovoA gene encoding 5-histidylcysteine sulfoxide synthase, translating into MISAVTAAPAGSGLDSLAGPLVPTKTPRLAGDPAAADPVAAWRAALRRYYHATSALYDRLFDLIRDERALYERWEPLRHPLIFYFAHPAVFYVNKLVAGRFIPARLDARIEAMMAVGVDEMSWDDLNTAHYDWPSVAAIRDYRRRLRELVDGFIESMPLELPVREDSPAWVILMGIEHERIHLETSSVIMRQMPLAHLRRPGELTAAEARIWRTCTLSGPNPDNPWVDFPAMTVTLGKPAADDTYGWDNEYGTEEVRLAPFSAARQLVSNGEFLRFVEAGGYRNDAWWTDEGRGWLGFTKAEHPKFWIHDGGGYRQRNLLDEIPLPLDWPVEVNCLEAEAYCAWQRATTGLEVRLPGEAHWLALRQATGLPDQPDWESAPGNINLEHFASSCPVTMFPQAVAVPGTGRQEICDVVGNVWQWTRTPIMPFRGFAVHRLYDDFSVPTFDGRHNLIKGGSWIATGNEALVSARYAFRRHFFQHAGFRPIVDAAGHDPVTEGSRLYETDQLVTQYLEFHYGPEALGVGNYPSACVAAVLPFVPAGRRTRCLDIGCSVGRSAFEFARSFAHVDAVDFSARFIQAGVRLQQGDEVLYEVPLEGELTVARSVSLERLGLTSGPGAEGLAGRVAFMQGDACNLKALYTGYDLVFAGNLVDRLYDPALFLAGIAARILPGGILALTSPYTWLEEYTPKAKWLGGRREHGEPLLSFDGLAAALAERFDLVHRGDIPFVIRETARKHQHSISELTVWRLRG; encoded by the coding sequence ATGATCTCCGCAGTCACCGCCGCCCCCGCCGGGAGCGGCCTCGACTCCCTCGCCGGTCCGCTCGTCCCCACGAAAACACCCCGCCTTGCCGGTGATCCCGCCGCCGCCGACCCGGTGGCCGCCTGGCGGGCAGCCCTGCGGCGCTATTACCACGCCACCAGCGCCCTCTACGACCGGCTCTTCGACCTGATCCGCGACGAACGGGCCCTGTACGAGCGCTGGGAGCCGCTCCGCCATCCGCTGATCTTCTATTTCGCCCACCCGGCGGTGTTTTACGTCAACAAGCTCGTTGCCGGCCGGTTCATCCCCGCCCGGCTCGACGCCCGGATCGAGGCGATGATGGCCGTGGGCGTCGACGAGATGTCGTGGGACGACCTCAACACGGCCCACTACGATTGGCCGAGCGTTGCCGCGATCCGCGACTACCGCCGCCGGCTCCGCGAGCTCGTCGACGGGTTCATCGAGTCGATGCCGCTCGAGTTGCCCGTCCGTGAGGATTCGCCGGCGTGGGTGATCCTGATGGGGATCGAGCACGAGCGGATCCATCTCGAGACGTCGAGCGTGATCATGCGGCAGATGCCGCTGGCCCACCTGCGGCGCCCCGGCGAGCTGACGGCAGCCGAGGCGCGGATCTGGCGGACCTGCACGCTGTCCGGGCCGAACCCCGACAACCCGTGGGTCGACTTCCCGGCCATGACCGTCACACTCGGCAAGCCGGCCGCCGACGACACCTACGGCTGGGACAACGAGTACGGCACCGAGGAGGTGCGACTGGCGCCGTTCAGCGCCGCGCGGCAACTGGTGAGCAACGGCGAGTTTCTCCGGTTCGTCGAGGCGGGCGGGTATCGCAACGACGCCTGGTGGACCGACGAGGGGCGCGGCTGGCTCGGGTTCACGAAGGCCGAGCACCCGAAGTTCTGGATCCACGACGGGGGCGGCTACCGGCAGCGCAACCTCCTCGACGAGATCCCGCTGCCACTCGACTGGCCGGTCGAGGTCAACTGCCTCGAGGCCGAGGCATATTGCGCATGGCAGCGGGCCACGACCGGGCTCGAGGTCCGGCTCCCTGGCGAGGCCCACTGGCTGGCGCTGCGCCAGGCGACCGGCCTCCCCGACCAGCCCGACTGGGAATCGGCTCCCGGCAACATCAACCTCGAGCACTTCGCCTCGAGCTGCCCGGTGACGATGTTCCCGCAGGCCGTCGCCGTCCCCGGGACGGGCCGGCAGGAGATCTGCGACGTCGTCGGCAACGTCTGGCAGTGGACGCGGACGCCGATCATGCCCTTCAGGGGGTTCGCGGTCCATCGGCTGTACGACGACTTCTCGGTGCCGACGTTCGACGGCCGCCACAACCTCATCAAGGGAGGTTCCTGGATCGCGACGGGCAACGAAGCCCTCGTGAGCGCCCGCTACGCGTTCCGCCGTCATTTCTTCCAGCACGCCGGGTTCCGGCCGATCGTCGACGCCGCAGGGCACGACCCGGTCACCGAGGGCTCGCGCCTCTACGAGACCGACCAGCTCGTCACACAGTATCTGGAGTTTCACTACGGCCCGGAGGCGCTGGGCGTGGGCAACTATCCGTCGGCCTGCGTGGCGGCGGTGCTGCCTTTCGTGCCGGCCGGGCGCCGCACCCGTTGCCTCGACATCGGCTGCTCGGTGGGGCGGTCGGCTTTCGAGTTCGCCCGGTCGTTCGCCCACGTCGACGCCGTGGACTTCTCGGCGCGGTTCATCCAGGCGGGCGTGCGGCTGCAGCAGGGGGACGAGGTCCTCTACGAGGTGCCACTCGAAGGGGAGCTGACCGTGGCGCGGAGCGTGTCGCTCGAGCGTCTCGGGCTCACCTCCGGCCCCGGAGCCGAGGGTCTCGCGGGGCGCGTGGCGTTCATGCAGGGGGATGCCTGCAACCTCAAGGCGCTGTACACCGGCTACGACCTCGTGTTCGCCGGGAACCTCGTCGATCGGCTCTACGACCCGGCGCTGTTCCTCGCCGGGATCGCGGCGCGGATCCTCCCTGGCGGGATCCTCGCCCTCACCAGCCCCTATACCTGGCTCGAGGAATACACGCCCAAGGCGAAATGGCTCGGTGGCCGGCGCGAGCATGGCGAGCCGCTTTTGAGCTTCGACGGCCTGGCGGCGGCCCTCGCGGAGCGGTTCGACCTGGTCCACCGCGGCGACATTCCGTTCGTGATCCGGGAAACGGCACGCAAGCACCAGCATTCGATCTCCGAGTTGACCGTGTGGCGGCTGCGCGGCTGA
- a CDS encoding ADP-ribosylglycohydrolase family protein has translation MSDAADRLVAEPDRAAFVGSLVADALAMPVHWYYDRAALDRDYPDLATAAAAGRYLAPHNPHPDSILWRSRYEPAGPAGEILHNQAEFWGKRGIHYHQFLSAGGNTLNYLLAVELAALVRRNRHYDPERWLEEYVAFMRTPGKHRDTYVEEYHRHFFTNLAHGRKPINCGVRDEHVGGLVQVPALVAALGGRHPDLVRLVRLHVSLTHKDPDVLDAAVAFARILERVCRGADLREAIDHEAGPWLPAARRREWEGLPDRAVVGGKVSSACYIDQSFPAALWLAWRHAGDFTAGVVANALVGGDNCHRGTVVGALLAASAGVPAGLVNGLECRDRVAWIFDADL, from the coding sequence ATGAGCGACGCCGCCGACCGGCTCGTCGCCGAACCCGATCGCGCGGCGTTCGTCGGCAGCCTCGTCGCCGACGCGCTGGCGATGCCCGTCCATTGGTATTACGACCGCGCCGCCCTCGACCGCGACTACCCCGACCTGGCCACGGCGGCCGCCGCCGGGCGGTACCTCGCGCCGCACAATCCCCACCCCGACAGCATCCTGTGGCGGAGCCGCTACGAGCCGGCCGGCCCCGCGGGGGAGATCCTCCACAACCAGGCGGAGTTCTGGGGGAAGCGCGGGATCCACTACCACCAGTTCCTCTCCGCCGGCGGCAACACGCTCAACTACCTCCTCGCCGTCGAATTGGCGGCGCTGGTGCGGCGCAACCGTCACTACGACCCCGAGCGCTGGCTCGAGGAATACGTGGCGTTCATGCGCACCCCGGGAAAGCACCGCGACACCTACGTCGAGGAGTACCACCGCCACTTCTTCACGAACCTCGCCCACGGCCGCAAGCCGATCAATTGCGGTGTCCGCGACGAGCATGTCGGCGGGCTGGTGCAGGTGCCGGCCCTGGTGGCGGCGCTCGGTGGACGGCATCCCGATCTCGTGCGGCTCGTGCGGCTCCATGTCAGCCTGACCCACAAGGACCCCGACGTCCTCGACGCGGCGGTGGCGTTCGCGCGGATCCTCGAGCGCGTCTGCCGCGGTGCCGATCTGCGCGAGGCGATCGACCACGAGGCCGGGCCGTGGCTGCCGGCCGCCCGCCGGCGCGAGTGGGAGGGGCTTCCCGACCGGGCGGTCGTCGGCGGCAAGGTGAGCAGCGCCTGCTACATCGACCAGAGTTTTCCGGCGGCGCTGTGGCTGGCGTGGCGGCACGCCGGCGACTTCACGGCCGGGGTCGTCGCCAACGCGCTGGTCGGTGGCGACAACTGCCACCGCGGCACGGTCGTGGGAGCGCTGCTCGCCGCGTCGGCGGGCGTGCCGGCCGGGCTCGTGAACGGCCTCGAATGCCGTGATAGAGTTGCCTGGATCTTCGACGCCGACCTGTGA